The Montipora capricornis isolate CH-2021 chromosome 1, ASM3666992v2, whole genome shotgun sequence genome contains a region encoding:
- the LOC138051910 gene encoding LOW QUALITY PROTEIN: uncharacterized protein (The sequence of the model RefSeq protein was modified relative to this genomic sequence to represent the inferred CDS: inserted 1 base in 1 codon), producing the protein MVGEQRKRGSGTNTTSVPKNYWWKRIHNLNTGSKLQDVSGSFNCAEKFSALVSCQRGYGSVAFYAFFSLFILTFLYVIWKIVCAHSRSVRRPGSGNSTTVSKLNPTTHAPTYHISTFSWLQNESVFGHSDQSTTSPPSFHNESSRENSNPAIFNSPVNEKHSTISSSNNINPPRTNHPWLKNHYPSWTSSQIPENPLYDFYPRVFNTDEPLLDNPNYPQEPYPTVYNSGLPAVQYPYVFNYHSHPPILHDYTDRRFKFQKPTSTRFPYNANSFGMSNERQVEMIPYSTKTIPFRSPYVLPTYKNMQTKGFRDNGYHGDDSQRDSEVDVTTSPSPLITFFKDSTNNADNHRHQSKKKRRRRKKLAWRRRKEKGKKGNGVRHRWRQDYSKHKEKDNKRNLKRATFNRHHIVSNSGKSTKDSTQKHINKSKQGKHHGTQLRLTYGIQRATSHQRRRISTRMHHHREKTNENKHYTAHAKRKQHIQHLLPQKRAQINRRIEHKHVGLYHLKRLHLKVQHKSLRVGSLKGHKTSLKHVRKTRSRQIHHHRIRNVRVRHKHHSGHHKVLDFRQYRQYRKHHSIHDEVRGKWKVSRHRIRTCKLIDQFSTRGTVKMTRTKEKGRFVHTLLMCGFVKLRIRRYHRSKYSMRYAQICRKKWYLTKGIIVVDRRTNKQEIPRYKVRICKLSYVRSLKHLPANGKETRVWDISAMLAHKMEKQHRKELHEVSALTKHGHQHHHNNKNTKRHKKGKRKRNGKLLSRTFHQVMKRKRRKKLSKSKSHKFNLTIHKVRRSKLKGLQKKRKNHYGAKEKKYERKMKRKSKXKGKTDVKPSDEKFYRNLLKVLKLAKVYDMKKFNRTQSQVFDSLEAVLTKSQIRKKHSKQSKKKTEMDLRMNKTRKHPSKRIMAPKDKKKTNVKREDNIQALLAKLLPAVLRSMQNVTKAGNSMATTKAMTKPTLKVTSKTTRSTMKTTFTSQTPSTAKRKSNNYNIEDILKNILPLIVKKDQKANGDSLLDAQPRIKPEHYTVPSKHTTPRVTTNDLGLTNLLSRLDMGNLISNNLKITTVAKNRPSTRPSVIHNIPSRLPITKHKPSPAVPSPTSRQTDAVLQSPPDETSIETPTRLPTSPPGLPYDPISASEGRRVSASLKIPMEPSSLAQQTGSLSQGTGSSVSSFSSPGNSDPLSRNILCFGDSITSGFYNHGHSFHPYSQRLSQLLNSDGRIKYHFKTSGKVREMAHGSMARRLPQVLGNSSRFDWVIILGGTNDVAHVKNFGDDDSFMNQLISVWRPRIVRDIKVLHEIAHKYGARTLLLTIPETAYEAWPNFKTLWVMRRRINEDLRDYARRSKGSTVLCDLATKMPRHSLPLQTQNLLWADHLHLTPYGYDKMADIVYQCLRPYLRK; encoded by the exons ATGGTTGGAGAGCAAAGAAAACGAGGATCTGGGACAAATACCACGTCAGTGCCGAAGAATTACTGGTGGAAAAGAATTCATAACTTAAATACAGGATCAAAGCTTCAGGACGTCAGTGGTAGTTTTAATTGCGCAGAGAAATTTAGCGCATTGGTTTCTTGCCAACGTGGTTACGGCTCAGTGGCGTTctatgcatttttttctttgttcattttGACGTTCCTTTACGTGATTTGGAAGATTGTTTGTGCCCATTCCCGCTCAGTGAGACGACCTGGATCTGGTAACTCGACAACTGTCTCAAAGTTAAACCCTACGACACATGCGCCAACTTACCACATCAGCACATTCTCCTGGTTGCAAAATGAAAGTGTCTTCGGTCACAGTGATCAAAGCACAACGAGCCCTCCTTCCTTTCACAACGAAAGTTCGCGAGAGAATTCAAATCCAGCAATCTTCAATTCTCCTGTAAACGAGAAACACAGTACAATTTCTTcaagtaataatattaatcCTCCACGAACAAACCATCCTTGGCTTAAAAATCATTATCCTTCTTGGACGTCAAGTCAGATCCCGGAAAATCCTTTGTATGACTTCTATCCCAGGGTGTTTAATACTGATGAGCCATTGTTAGATAATCCAAATTATCCTCAAGAACCGTATCCTACAGTTTATAATTCGGGATTACCCGCTGTCCAATATCCTTACGTGTTTAATTACCATTCACATCCTCCAATTTTACACGATTACACTGACAGAAGGTTTAAATTTCAGAAACCGACTTCCACTCGTTTTCCTTACAACGCAAATTCCTTTGGCATGTCCAACGAACGTCAGGTAGAAATGATCCCGTATTCTacgaaaaccataccctttagGTCTCCCTATGTGTTACCAACCTACAAGAACATGCAAACAAAAGGATTCCGTGACAACGGATATCATGGAGATGACAGTCAACGAGACTCAGAGGTAGATGTAACAACGTCGCCGTCACCTCtgattacatttttcaaagacagtACCAACAATGCTGATAACCACAGGCACCagtcaaaaaagaaaaggaggaGGCGAAAAAAGTTGGCATGGAGGCGCagaaaagagaaaggaaagaagGGAAATGGAGTACGACACCGTTGGAGGCAGGATTACTCTAAACATAAGGAAAaagataacaaaagaaatttaaaaagagCAACTTTCAACAGACACCACATCGTAAGTAATAGCGGGAAGTCCACGAAAGATTCTACGCAGAAGCATATAAACAAATCAAAGCAGGGAAAACATCATGGAACTCAATTAAGACTTACGTATGGCATTCAACGAGCGACTAGTCACCAAAGAAGGCGCATTTCAACACGAATGCATCACCATCGTGAAAAGACAAATGAGAACAAACATTACACAGCGCATGCAAAACGCAAGCAGCACATTCAACACTTGCTGCCCCAAAAACGAGCTCAAATTAATCGAAGAATTGAGCATAAACACGTTGGGCTTTATCACTTGAAGAGGTTGCATCTTAAAGTACAGCACAAATCTCTACGTGTAGGAAGTCTTAAGGGCCACAAAACGAGTCTTAAACACGTCAGAAAGACACGGTCTCGACAAATTCATCATCACCGTATTAGAAATGTACGTGTTCGCCACAAACACCACAGTGGACATCACAAGGTTCTAGACTTTAGACAGTACAGACAGTATCGAAAGCATCACTCCATACACGATGAAGTTAGAGGCAAATGGAAAGTCAGTCGACATCGAATCAGAACTTGTAAACTTATTGACCAGTTCTCTACGCGAGGAACCGTTAAAATGACAAGGACAAAAGAAAAGGGTAGATTTGTTCACACACTGTTAATGTGTGGGTTCGTTAAATTGAGAATAAGAAGATACCATCGAAGCAAGTATTCCATGCGATACGCGCAaatatgcaggaaaaaatgGTATCTGACTAAGGGAATAATAGTTGTGGACAGGCGGACGAATAAGCAGGAAATTCCGAGATACAAAGTTCGGATTTGCAAGTTGTCTTATGTGCGTTCTCTTAAACACTTGCCGGCCAACGGCAAGGAAACAAGGGTTTGGGATATTTCTGCCATGCTTGCTCATAAAATGGAGAAACAGCATAGAAAGGAGCTCCATGAGGTCTCTGCACTTACCAAGCACGGACATCAGCACCATCATAACAATAAAAACACGAAACGGCACAAAAAAGGCAAACGAAAAAGGAACGGTAAATTGCTTTCGAGAACATTTCATCAGgttatgaaaagaaaaagacgaaaaaaattGTCTAAGTCCAAATCCCATAAATTCAACCTCACGATCCATAAAGTGAGGAGAAGTAAATTAAAAGgactgcaaaagaaaagaaagaaccaCTATggagcaaaggaaaagaaatatgaaaggaaaatgaaaaggaaaagca ggaaaggaaagactGATGTGAAGCCATCAGATGAAAAATTCTACAGAAATCTGTTGAAAGTACTGAAGCTTGCTAAggtttatgacatgaaaaaaTTTAACAGGACTCAGAGCCAGGTTTTTGACTCGCTGGAGGCCGTTCTTACAAAGAGCCAGATAAGGAAGAAGCACTCTaaacaaagtaaaaagaaaactgaaatggATCTAAGGATGAACAAGACCAGAAAACACCCTTCAAAAAGGATAATGGCACCAAAggataaaaagaaaacgaatGTAAAAAGAGAAGATAATATTCAGGCGTTGCTCGCAAAACTTCTTCCCGCAGTACTAAGGAGCATGCAAAATGTCACCAAAGCTGGAAACAGCATGGCAACGACGAAGGCAATGACGAAACCAACACTCAAAGTGACATCGAAGACCACAAGGTCAACAATGAAAACTACATTCACCTCTCAGACGCCATCAACGGCTAAGCGAAAGAGCAATAATTATAACATCGAGGATATTTTGAAAAACATCCTTCCATTGATTGTTAAAAAAGATCAAAAAGCAAATGGCGATTCTTTACTAGATGCTCAGCCAAGAATTAAGCCAGAACATTATACAGTACCATCAAAGCACACAACTCCAAGAGTAACCACAAATGACCTTGGGTTAACGAATCTTTTGTCAAGGTTAGACATGGGAAATctgatttcaaataatttaaaaatcacAACTGTTGCGAAGAATAGACCCTCAACGAGGCCTTCCGTTATACACAATATTCCTAGCCGACTACCGATAACAAAGCACAAACCCTCTCCTGCTGTTCCCTCGCCGACGTCAAGACAAACTGACGCAGTCCTTCAGAGCCCACCAGACGAAACGTCAATAGAAACCCCAACGCGTTTGCCAACTTCTCCACCTGGGCTTCCGTACGACCCCATCTCAGCATCTGAGGGGAGAAGAGTATCTGCCTCTCTGAAGATACCTATGGAGCCGTCTTCGTTGGCTCAGCAGACTGGTTCTCTTTCTCAAGGGACTGGCAGTAGTGTGAGCTCTTTTTCTTCACCGGGGAATTCTGATCCCTTGTCGAGAAATATACTTTGTTTTGGTGACAGTATAACTAGTGGATTTTATAATCACGGTCACAGCTTCCACCCATATAGTCAAAGACTAAGTCAACTTCTAAATTCTGACGGACGAATTAAGTACCATTTCAAGACCAGCGGCAAAGTGCGTGAGATGGCTCATGGAAGCATGGCACGACGCTTGCCACAAGTTCTCGGGAATAGCTCACGATTTGATTGGGTGATAATTTTAGGTGGCACCAATGACGTAGCGCATGTCAAGAACTTTGGGGATGACGATTCATTCATGAACCAACTGATCAGTGTTTGGAGGCCACGAATAGTTCGTGACATTAAAGTCCTCCACGAGATCGCTCATAAGTACGGTGCTCGGACACTCCTGCTTACTATTCCGGAAACAGCTTACGAGGCCTGGCCCAATTTTAAAACACTGTGGGTCATGCGAAGGAGAATCAACGAAGATTTAAGAGATTATGCTCGAAGATCAAAAGGAAGCACTGTACTGTGTGATTTAGCGACTAAGATGCCAAGGCATTCACTTCCTCTGCAGACTCAGAATCTCCTTTGGGCTGATCATCTGCATCTCACTCCCTACGGTTACGACAAAATGGCAGACATTGTGTACCAATGTTTAAGACCCTATTTAAGAAAATAG